The proteins below are encoded in one region of Danio rerio strain Tuebingen ecotype United States chromosome 14, GRCz12tu, whole genome shotgun sequence:
- the selenot2 gene encoding selenoprotein T2 precursor (UGA stop codon recoded as selenocysteine; The RefSeq protein has 1 substitution compared to this genomic sequence), which translates to MAEYSQTGILTALLLFTVVTVKDIYVGRNSVTQQENTGPDINTQRQNKHTFYTGPVLKFQYCISUGYSKVFQEYSRSISQLYPDIRIEGDNYPPKPINKYLGNFLSYFKLLAIALIVTGQNPFQMFGMNTPRIWAWGQENKIFSCLMAFFISNMLETHFLSTGAFEITLNDIPIWSKLQSGYVPNIQELFQILDNHLKMNQADKMNFPSP; encoded by the exons ATGGCGGAGTACAGTCAGACGGGTATATTAACGGCCCTGCTGCTGTTCACAGTGGTGACTGTGAAGGATATTTATGTGGGCCGCAACAGCGTGACTCAACAGGAGAACACTGGACCCGACATAAACACACAGCGACAGAATAAACACACGTTCTACACGGGACCTGTCCTCAAGTTCCAGTACTG tatttcCTGAGGGTACAGTAAGGTGTTCCAGGAGTACTCCCGGTCTATTAGCCAGCTGTACCCGGACATCCGAATCGAGGGAGATAATTATCCTCCCAAACCTATTAACAA ATATCTCGGAAATTTCCTCTCTTATTTTAAATTGCTTGCCATCGCTTTGATTGTGACCGGACAAAATCCTTTCCAAATGTTTGGAATGAACACTCCAAGAATATGGGCCTGGGGGCAGGAGAATAAG ATTTTCTCCTGCCTCATGGccttttttattagtaatatgctGGAGACCCATTTCCTCTCAACAGGAGCTTTTGAGATTACACTGAATG ATATCCCAATTTGGTCCAAGTTGCAATCGGGATATGTACCCAACATTCAGGAGCTGTTCCAGATCTTAGATAACCACCTTAAGATGAATCAGGCCGACAAGATGAACTTTCCTTCACCGTAG